In the genome of Aureimonas sp. OT7, one region contains:
- the rfbB gene encoding dTDP-glucose 4,6-dehydratase, producing the protein MKILVTGGAGFIGSAVCRHLIHDTEHEVVNLDKLTYAATLGSVAELEGNTRYRFVQGDICDRAFVEGVLGETQPDAIMHLAAESHVDRSIDGPGDFIETNIVGTYQLLEAARGYWSGLDDARKERFRFHHISTDEVYGQLPLGGGLFTEDTPYAPSSPYSASKASSDHLVMAWHHTYHMPVVLSNCSNNYGPYHFPEKLIPLVILNGLEGKELPVYGKGENVRDWLFVEDHARALVLVATNGEPGRSYNIGGRNERSNLTVVETICDTLDRLRPLADGGKRRDLIRFVTDRPGHDLRYAIDATRIETELGWKAQENFESGLEKTVRWYLDNEAWWRPIREKRYSGERLGQKVSA; encoded by the coding sequence ATGAAAATCCTCGTGACCGGCGGCGCCGGTTTCATAGGCTCGGCGGTGTGTCGTCATCTCATCCACGATACGGAGCATGAGGTCGTCAATCTCGACAAGCTGACCTATGCAGCGACGCTCGGGTCGGTGGCGGAGCTGGAGGGCAACACCCGCTACCGCTTCGTGCAGGGCGATATCTGCGACCGGGCCTTCGTGGAAGGGGTCCTTGGGGAAACGCAGCCGGATGCGATCATGCATCTTGCCGCCGAAAGCCATGTCGACCGCTCGATCGATGGGCCTGGGGATTTTATCGAAACGAATATCGTCGGCACCTATCAGCTGCTGGAAGCGGCGCGCGGATACTGGTCTGGGCTTGATGATGCCCGCAAGGAGCGCTTCCGCTTCCACCATATCTCGACCGACGAGGTGTATGGCCAGCTTCCGCTGGGCGGCGGGTTGTTCACCGAAGATACGCCTTATGCGCCGTCTTCGCCTTATTCGGCCTCCAAGGCGTCGTCTGACCATCTGGTGATGGCCTGGCATCACACCTACCATATGCCGGTGGTGCTTTCGAACTGCTCGAACAATTACGGACCGTATCACTTCCCTGAAAAGCTCATTCCCCTGGTCATCCTGAATGGTTTGGAAGGGAAGGAGCTGCCGGTCTACGGCAAAGGCGAGAACGTCCGTGACTGGCTGTTCGTGGAAGATCATGCCCGCGCGCTGGTGCTGGTCGCCACCAACGGAGAGCCGGGCCGATCCTATAACATCGGCGGGCGCAATGAGCGGTCCAACTTGACCGTCGTCGAGACGATCTGCGATACGCTAGACAGGCTCCGGCCGCTTGCCGACGGGGGCAAGCGCCGCGACCTGATCCGCTTCGTCACGGACCGGCCCGGCCACGATCTGCGCTATGCGATCGATGCGACACGTATCGAAACGGAACTGGGTTGGAAGGCGCAGGAGAACTTCGAGAGCGGCCTCGAAAAGACCGTGCGCTGGTACCTCGACAACGAGGCCTGGTGGCGACCCATCCGCGAGAAGCGCTATAGCGGCGAACGGCTGGGCCAGAAGGTTTCCGCATGA
- a CDS encoding rhamnan synthesis F family protein: MTAVVVFVHIHYPETWLPIRDRLSACMDVPFRIVLTTTAEHSAFDPPASEQLVDMKVLIVENRGRDVLPFLNALRATEPFEIGLKLHGKKSVHRLDGESWRDALLQSLLPERPETRALVDHMRQDSRVALAAPSFSLCSIDRHIGRNMGAMRRIARRLGIDLAPALAATPYFAAGTMFWFRREALEPLLKVDFNEDFAVERGQTDGTAAHAFERLFSVVAEQGGRVTVTAGHLKSMNGCVSAADMRHATKQTVDVDTTHVRRPGRLGAFALRYLWFVTPIYAALPGSVRRRIKRVLRPLASIDDGRPAA, encoded by the coding sequence ATGACCGCCGTCGTCGTGTTCGTTCATATCCACTACCCAGAGACATGGCTTCCGATCAGGGACCGTCTCAGTGCGTGCATGGACGTGCCCTTCCGGATCGTCCTGACGACGACCGCGGAGCATTCGGCATTCGATCCGCCGGCTTCTGAGCAACTCGTCGACATGAAGGTTCTTATTGTCGAGAACCGCGGCCGGGACGTCTTGCCGTTCCTGAACGCGCTGCGCGCAACGGAGCCGTTCGAAATCGGGCTGAAGCTGCATGGCAAGAAATCGGTGCACCGGCTGGATGGCGAGTCCTGGCGCGATGCACTCTTGCAATCCCTGCTTCCCGAACGGCCAGAGACGAGGGCGCTCGTCGATCATATGCGGCAAGATTCGCGCGTCGCGCTCGCTGCGCCCTCGTTTTCTCTTTGCTCCATCGACCGTCATATCGGCAGGAATATGGGTGCGATGCGCCGCATAGCTCGCCGCCTTGGCATAGATCTGGCCCCCGCCCTTGCCGCCACGCCTTACTTCGCGGCTGGAACCATGTTTTGGTTTCGCCGTGAAGCACTCGAACCCCTCCTGAAAGTCGATTTCAACGAGGACTTCGCCGTGGAGCGTGGGCAGACGGACGGGACCGCTGCACACGCATTTGAACGACTGTTCTCTGTAGTTGCAGAACAGGGCGGCCGCGTCACGGTGACTGCGGGACACTTGAAGAGCATGAACGGTTGCGTCTCTGCTGCCGATATGCGCCATGCGACAAAACAAACGGTCGATGTCGATACGACCCATGTTCGCCGACCCGGCCGGCTCGGTGCTTTTGCCTTACGCTACCTCTGGTTTGTAACACCCATTTACGCGGCGCTTCCAGGATCCGTGCGCCGTCGGATCAAGAGAGTGCTCCGGCCATTGGCCAGTATTGACGACGGCCGCCCGGCAGCTTGA
- a CDS encoding rhamnosyltransferase: MRVAEPSIAVAITVYRPDLAILHRTLAVLRASVPAVFLFIDGPVGEAVTTDELASLQAMPWVRIIQSDRNVGIAAGLNRLAAAAGKNGFSRLVFFDQDSDVGIGLVADLSAAMSRIAVKGRRPAALGPLPISALDSATKAPTYREFGPRVGSLADVAYLIVSGCCIDLDAWRDVGPFLEDLCMDGVDLEWSFRARKRGYSLWCDTASPMPHRVGTGTVRLGPIIFPLQGEKRMLNYVRSQALMLRLPHVPLWWKIRSSLYVPLQLLAFAIRGHAPRGMVRRAIMSARDGFSAGGGQ; the protein is encoded by the coding sequence ATGCGGGTGGCGGAACCTTCCATCGCTGTCGCAATAACCGTGTACAGGCCGGACCTCGCCATCTTGCATCGTACGCTTGCGGTTCTGAGGGCAAGCGTGCCGGCCGTTTTTCTCTTTATCGACGGCCCCGTCGGCGAAGCGGTCACCACGGATGAGCTTGCATCGTTGCAGGCCATGCCTTGGGTGCGGATCATCCAGTCGGATCGCAATGTCGGCATCGCCGCAGGCCTGAACAGGCTTGCGGCGGCTGCCGGCAAAAACGGTTTCTCGCGGCTTGTTTTCTTCGATCAGGACAGCGATGTCGGCATCGGGCTGGTGGCGGATCTATCGGCGGCCATGTCCCGCATTGCCGTCAAGGGGAGGCGGCCCGCTGCGCTCGGCCCTTTACCGATCTCGGCTCTCGACAGCGCGACGAAGGCGCCGACCTACCGTGAGTTTGGGCCACGAGTCGGTTCGCTCGCCGATGTCGCCTATCTGATCGTTTCCGGTTGCTGCATCGATTTGGACGCCTGGCGTGACGTCGGGCCCTTTCTGGAAGATCTTTGCATGGACGGCGTTGACCTGGAGTGGTCTTTTCGCGCCAGGAAGCGCGGATACAGCCTGTGGTGCGATACGGCATCGCCGATGCCCCATCGCGTCGGCACCGGTACAGTTCGTCTGGGCCCCATCATCTTTCCGCTGCAAGGCGAGAAGCGGATGCTGAACTACGTTCGAAGCCAGGCCTTGATGCTGCGTCTGCCGCACGTGCCGCTGTGGTGGAAGATCCGATCTTCGCTGTATGTCCCGTTGCAACTCCTTGCATTCGCCATTAGGGGGCATGCGCCGCGCGGCATGGTCCGGCGTGCTATCATGTCGGCGCGGGACGGGTTTTCCGCCGGAGGTGGCCAATGA
- a CDS encoding ABC transporter ATP-binding protein produces MKKKVLSAATGGQIRPQEGKGKLSIRAIDDLTLDLPHGTRLGLVGHNGAGKSTLLRVLAGIYEPTAGTLRVEGETAAMFDIGFGMDPDASGWDNIILRGMFVGYSRKEIEARQTEIGESTGLGDFLNMPLRTYSAGMSTRLAFAISTSITPEVLLIDEGIGAGDAAFLEQAERRLNEFIGQAGMLIMASHSEELLRKWCTTGLWMEHGKMRSHGSLEETLEVYRQSLQPAA; encoded by the coding sequence TTGAAAAAGAAGGTCCTTTCGGCGGCAACCGGCGGTCAGATCAGGCCGCAGGAAGGAAAGGGCAAACTCTCTATCCGCGCAATCGATGACCTGACGCTGGACCTACCGCATGGAACGCGGCTCGGACTCGTCGGCCATAATGGTGCCGGTAAGTCGACCCTGTTGCGTGTCCTCGCTGGCATCTACGAGCCGACGGCAGGCACATTGCGTGTGGAAGGCGAGACTGCAGCCATGTTCGACATCGGCTTCGGTATGGACCCGGATGCGTCGGGCTGGGACAATATCATCCTGCGCGGCATGTTCGTCGGGTATAGCCGCAAGGAGATCGAGGCACGGCAGACCGAGATCGGTGAGTCCACCGGGCTGGGTGACTTCCTGAACATGCCGCTTCGTACCTACAGCGCCGGCATGTCGACGCGCCTTGCCTTTGCGATCTCCACGTCCATTACGCCGGAGGTGCTTTTGATCGACGAGGGGATCGGTGCCGGCGATGCCGCGTTCCTGGAGCAGGCAGAGCGCCGGCTGAACGAGTTCATCGGCCAGGCTGGGATGCTCATCATGGCTTCCCACTCGGAAGAACTGCTGCGCAAATGGTGCACGACCGGCCTGTGGATGGAGCACGGTAAAATGCGCTCTCACGGGTCACTCGAAGAGACGCTCGAAGTGTACCGGCAATCTCTTCAACCTGCAGCTTAA
- the rfbA gene encoding glucose-1-phosphate thymidylyltransferase RfbA yields MKGIILAGGSGTRLHPMTLVASKQLLPVYDKPMIYYPLSVLMSAGIREILIISTPHDLPRFQALLGSGERLGIKLSYAEQPSPDGLAQAYLIGEEFIGGEPSSLILGDNLFYGHGLPELLRNASGRANGATVFAYHVSDPERYGVVEFGPDGRAVSIEEKPEKPKSNWAITGLYFYDGRASEIARSLKPSPRGELEITDLNKIYLEEGKLAVEPMGRGFAWLDTGTPDSLLQAAEFVQTLEQRQGFKVCCPEEIAFVNGFIDADQLRSLGRELGKSTYGQYLLRIADDGLATPF; encoded by the coding sequence ATGAAGGGGATCATCCTCGCCGGCGGAAGCGGAACGCGTCTGCATCCGATGACGCTCGTGGCATCGAAGCAGCTTCTGCCCGTCTACGACAAGCCGATGATCTATTATCCGCTGTCTGTCCTGATGTCCGCCGGGATCCGCGAGATCCTCATCATATCCACGCCGCACGATTTGCCGCGCTTCCAGGCCCTGCTTGGCAGCGGAGAACGGCTCGGGATCAAACTTTCCTACGCAGAGCAGCCCAGCCCGGACGGCCTGGCGCAGGCCTACCTGATCGGCGAGGAGTTCATCGGCGGCGAGCCATCGTCGCTGATCCTGGGCGACAACCTCTTCTACGGCCATGGCCTGCCCGAACTGCTGCGCAACGCCTCCGGCCGCGCCAACGGCGCCACGGTCTTCGCCTACCACGTCAGCGATCCCGAACGGTATGGTGTGGTCGAGTTCGGCCCGGACGGCCGCGCCGTTTCCATCGAGGAAAAGCCGGAAAAGCCGAAATCCAACTGGGCCATCACCGGCCTTTATTTCTACGATGGCCGCGCATCTGAGATCGCGCGCAGCCTCAAGCCCTCCCCGCGCGGCGAACTCGAGATCACCGACCTCAACAAGATCTATCTCGAGGAAGGCAAACTCGCCGTCGAACCGATGGGACGTGGCTTCGCCTGGCTCGACACCGGTACGCCGGATTCGCTGCTGCAGGCCGCGGAGTTCGTACAGACGCTGGAACAGCGGCAGGGGTTCAAGGTCTGCTGCCCGGAAGAGATCGCCTTCGTCAACGGGTTCATCGATGCCGACCAGTTGCGGTCGCTCGGCCGCGAACTCGGCAAGAGCACCTATGGCCAGTATCTCCTGCGCATAGCCGACGACGGTCTCGCGACCCCGTTCTGA
- the rfbC gene encoding dTDP-4-dehydrorhamnose 3,5-epimerase, whose amino-acid sequence MLDIQRLALQDVLEIKPRKFGDDRGFFAETYNRQRFHDAGVGTDWIQDNQSFSAEPFTLRGLHYQEPPFAQDKLVRVLRGRILDVAVDIRRGSPTFGNWVSLELSADAFNQILVPAGFAHGFLTLEPDTEVFYKVSAPYSAAHDRSIRFDDPDIGIDWPLAGQRPILSAKDEAAPLLSHVETPFVYGA is encoded by the coding sequence ATGCTCGATATACAAAGGCTTGCCTTGCAGGACGTGCTTGAGATCAAGCCCCGCAAGTTCGGCGACGACCGTGGCTTCTTTGCCGAAACATATAATCGGCAGCGCTTTCACGATGCGGGCGTCGGGACCGATTGGATTCAGGACAACCAGTCATTCTCGGCCGAACCGTTCACCCTGCGCGGCCTTCATTATCAGGAGCCACCCTTTGCGCAGGACAAGCTGGTCCGCGTCCTCAGGGGCCGCATCCTGGACGTCGCTGTGGATATAAGAAGGGGTTCGCCTACTTTCGGCAATTGGGTCTCGCTGGAATTGTCGGCGGACGCCTTCAACCAGATACTGGTGCCTGCGGGGTTCGCGCATGGCTTCCTAACGCTGGAGCCGGATACGGAGGTCTTCTACAAGGTTTCCGCGCCCTACAGCGCCGCGCATGACCGCTCCATCCGCTTTGACGATCCCGATATCGGCATTGATTGGCCGCTGGCTGGACAGCGGCCCATTCTTTCGGCGAAAGATGAAGCGGCGCCGCTCCTCTCGCATGTCGAAACGCCCTTCGTTTATGGAGCTTGA
- a CDS encoding glycosyltransferase → MNIGAALLQPPMLAESAWLEHAPFAAWLIEKLRPKCLVELGTHRGYSYFAFCKAVSHFKTGTACHAVDSFKGDEHAGFYDDEIFKQVIAQNKPYENFSTIHRMDFSEALSQFTDGSVDLLHIDGRHFYDDVKEDYESWLPKLTSHGVVLFHDISVTERNFGVGKFFAELTASKKHFAFMHNNGLGILAPNETPSALEALFELSGRDALEFKELMEELGRRFTLQFQHRRVLEELALTRAQLTETQDKLVLSADQLTHEMTERKRQSERIISLEGKLGPALAKNNRLHEEKLELAKKLYSIETSTFWRLTSVPRTIVHKTPTSVRRALRLMARVSYWALTPHHMGARWKYLKENGAKKVLIQQLSGDMRADDRAAYARWIRQQDTRSNIDREMIDCAVSAMQRKPLLSIVMPVYNTPAAILEKTIQSVRDQLYPHWELCIADDASPAPHVAEILSRWQAIDTRIKVIRRQSNGHISAASNSALELASGDYMVLLDHDDLLAEHALYSIATALGERPDADILYSDEDKIDESGSRFDPYFKPDFSYDLMLGQNLINHLGVFRLALVNEVGRFREGFEGSQDYDLALRCLERTSFDRVVHIPEVLYHWRQPTGPESFSQTALQRCVDASRKALGEHLSRTTQADLRPVVEANPSVWSWNRVRWQLPDPRPQVSVIIPTRDHAALLKQCVEGLLHRTDYDNLEILIADNGSCEDETKALFESWSTISNIRVVDTAGPFNYSRINNDAVTASSGDVILLLNNDVDVIEPDWLTEMVSLAVRPDVGCVGAKLLYGDGRVQHAGVRLGAGEFDGGIGVAGHLGLFAAADDLGYFGSYVLPHEVSAVTAACLAVRRTIYEEVGGLNESDLAVAFNDIDFCLRVREAGYRNIWTPHATLFHLESASRGSDLTPEKAARFYGEAHYMRRRWGPYLDRDPFYSMHFDHRKNDYVLS, encoded by the coding sequence TTGAATATCGGCGCAGCGCTGTTGCAGCCCCCGATGCTCGCAGAGTCTGCTTGGTTGGAGCACGCGCCGTTCGCGGCCTGGCTGATCGAGAAATTAAGACCGAAGTGCCTTGTCGAGCTCGGTACCCATCGCGGTTATTCGTACTTCGCATTCTGCAAAGCAGTTTCTCATTTCAAAACCGGGACCGCCTGCCACGCCGTCGACTCCTTCAAGGGAGATGAACATGCCGGTTTCTACGATGATGAGATATTCAAACAGGTCATTGCGCAAAACAAGCCTTACGAAAACTTCTCCACAATACATCGGATGGATTTTAGCGAGGCACTATCACAATTTACTGACGGGTCAGTAGACCTCCTTCATATTGATGGACGGCACTTTTATGATGACGTTAAAGAAGATTACGAAAGTTGGCTTCCGAAGCTGACCAGTCACGGTGTCGTTCTATTTCACGATATTAGCGTTACTGAAAGAAATTTTGGCGTCGGCAAATTCTTTGCAGAGTTAACCGCGTCCAAAAAGCATTTTGCATTCATGCATAATAACGGCTTGGGTATACTTGCTCCAAACGAAACACCATCGGCGCTCGAGGCGCTCTTCGAACTGTCCGGTCGCGACGCTTTGGAGTTCAAAGAGCTTATGGAAGAGTTAGGGCGGCGTTTCACCCTTCAGTTTCAGCACCGACGCGTCCTGGAAGAACTTGCATTAACCCGCGCGCAACTCACTGAAACTCAGGATAAGCTTGTACTATCTGCAGATCAGCTAACACATGAGATGACGGAACGTAAACGGCAATCCGAGCGGATCATATCACTTGAAGGTAAGCTGGGACCGGCCCTGGCGAAGAATAACCGTCTGCATGAGGAAAAACTGGAGCTTGCGAAGAAGCTTTACTCAATCGAGACGAGCACTTTTTGGCGCCTGACATCGGTACCACGCACTATCGTGCATAAGACGCCTACATCTGTAAGACGCGCCCTGCGTTTGATGGCGCGCGTTTCGTACTGGGCTCTGACTCCGCATCACATGGGTGCGCGGTGGAAGTATCTAAAGGAGAACGGTGCAAAGAAGGTGTTGATCCAACAGCTGTCAGGCGACATGCGCGCTGACGACAGGGCTGCTTACGCGCGATGGATACGCCAGCAGGACACCCGTTCAAACATCGACAGAGAAATGATCGACTGCGCGGTCTCAGCCATGCAGCGCAAACCGCTTCTGTCGATTGTCATGCCAGTCTACAACACGCCCGCTGCTATTCTGGAAAAGACAATCCAGTCCGTGCGCGACCAACTCTATCCGCATTGGGAGCTTTGCATCGCGGACGACGCATCGCCTGCACCCCACGTCGCGGAGATTTTGTCGAGGTGGCAGGCGATTGATACTCGCATCAAGGTCATCCGGCGTCAGTCGAACGGGCATATATCAGCCGCATCCAATTCAGCACTCGAGCTTGCCTCGGGCGACTACATGGTCCTTTTGGACCATGACGACCTTTTGGCGGAGCACGCTCTCTACTCAATCGCAACGGCCTTGGGCGAGCGTCCAGACGCCGACATTCTCTATTCGGATGAAGACAAGATCGACGAATCCGGCTCCCGGTTTGATCCCTATTTCAAGCCCGACTTCAGCTACGACTTGATGCTTGGTCAAAATCTAATCAATCATCTAGGGGTATTCCGACTGGCCCTCGTCAACGAAGTCGGAAGATTTCGCGAGGGATTCGAAGGCAGCCAGGATTACGACTTGGCCCTGCGTTGCCTGGAGAGAACCAGTTTCGATCGTGTCGTGCATATTCCTGAAGTTTTATACCATTGGCGCCAGCCAACGGGCCCGGAATCATTCTCGCAAACTGCTCTGCAACGCTGTGTCGATGCGTCTCGGAAGGCGTTAGGGGAACACCTTTCACGTACTACGCAGGCCGATCTAAGACCTGTCGTTGAGGCTAATCCGTCCGTATGGTCATGGAACCGTGTACGGTGGCAACTTCCGGATCCGCGGCCGCAAGTCTCAGTCATTATACCGACAAGAGACCACGCCGCTCTCCTCAAACAATGCGTCGAGGGGCTTCTGCATCGGACCGATTACGATAACCTCGAGATTTTAATCGCAGACAATGGTAGCTGTGAAGACGAGACCAAGGCGCTCTTCGAGAGCTGGTCAACTATTAGCAACATTCGCGTGGTCGATACGGCTGGCCCCTTCAACTATTCCCGCATTAATAACGACGCCGTCACGGCCTCATCGGGTGACGTCATTCTTCTGTTGAATAATGACGTCGATGTCATCGAACCAGATTGGCTTACAGAGATGGTTTCTCTGGCCGTCCGGCCGGACGTGGGGTGTGTCGGCGCCAAGCTCTTGTATGGCGATGGGCGTGTTCAGCATGCAGGCGTTCGCCTTGGCGCAGGCGAGTTCGATGGTGGTATAGGGGTAGCTGGGCACCTTGGGCTCTTCGCCGCTGCAGATGATTTGGGATATTTTGGAAGCTATGTGCTTCCGCACGAGGTTTCAGCCGTAACAGCGGCCTGCCTGGCTGTACGACGGACGATTTACGAAGAGGTCGGCGGATTGAATGAGTCCGACCTAGCCGTAGCGTTCAACGACATCGATTTTTGCCTCCGCGTCAGGGAAGCAGGCTATCGCAATATCTGGACCCCACATGCAACGTTGTTTCATTTGGAATCCGCTTCGCGCGGGAGCGACCTTACACCCGAAAAGGCCGCCCGCTTCTACGGTGAGGCACACTACATGCGCCGGCGCTGGGGGCCTTATCTAGACCGGGATCCTTTTTACAGCATGCATTTCGATCATCGAAAGAACGACTACGTTCTATCCTAG
- a CDS encoding ABC transporter permease — protein MTRATAQHVLITRGGQSPAQRLGDFFSDLRNAIAMRELWLFLGWRDVRRLYQRSVLGPLWLTLSMGVMVGGLGLLYSQIFGMDVSTYLPFLAIGLIMWGLIGSSINTACTVFTAAAGSVRQIHLPLMVYVLQFTWAQLITFAHNMLIYLIVVILFGINPGWTVLLFIPALFLITLNVAFCAMILGPFSARFRDMPMIVQSITQVTFFMTPILWSATQLPERAVFVHFNPFYHFIEIARDPLLGGTGTVENWVVASLLTLTLGVVATLFFARFRARIAYWA, from the coding sequence ATGACACGTGCGACTGCCCAACATGTTCTGATTACGCGTGGAGGACAGTCTCCCGCTCAGCGGCTGGGCGACTTTTTCAGCGACCTGCGCAACGCGATTGCCATGCGCGAGCTATGGCTGTTCCTCGGATGGAGGGATGTTCGGCGGTTGTATCAGCGATCTGTACTTGGGCCGCTCTGGCTGACCCTGTCCATGGGCGTGATGGTCGGCGGGCTGGGACTGCTCTACTCGCAGATATTCGGCATGGATGTTTCGACATACCTGCCCTTCCTCGCCATAGGGCTGATCATGTGGGGCCTTATCGGCAGTTCGATCAACACCGCTTGCACGGTTTTCACGGCCGCTGCCGGTTCGGTTCGTCAGATTCATCTGCCGCTCATGGTCTATGTGCTTCAGTTCACTTGGGCACAGCTCATAACTTTTGCGCACAACATGCTGATTTACCTGATCGTCGTCATCCTATTTGGAATCAACCCGGGGTGGACCGTTCTCCTGTTCATCCCGGCGCTGTTTCTCATAACCTTGAATGTCGCGTTTTGCGCCATGATCCTCGGCCCGTTCTCGGCCCGGTTCCGTGACATGCCGATGATCGTGCAAAGCATCACGCAGGTCACGTTCTTCATGACGCCGATCCTGTGGAGTGCCACGCAATTGCCGGAGCGTGCGGTTTTCGTGCACTTCAACCCGTTCTATCATTTTATTGAGATTGCCCGCGATCCCCTGCTGGGCGGAACGGGGACGGTCGAAAACTGGGTTGTCGCATCGTTGCTCACCCTCACTCTTGGGGTGGTCGCCACTCTTTTCTTCGCGCGGTTCCGCGCTCGTATCGCGTACTGGGCGTAA
- a CDS encoding glycosyltransferase family 4 protein yields the protein MIRADPHTRSSESRKLAFIVTEDWFFASHFLPMIRAARDAGLEPVVIARVREHGDRIAEAGARVIAFEADRRSLNPFAILGSIARMAAILRRENIDRVHLIALRSIIVGSVAASLAGIGKRVFAVTGGGVLTARTDGVGRLSAWTLAFLVKDVLATGSTQYLFENRDDPVRFGLHPDSPRVTIVGGAGIDPDRLRPSPMPGMPPLKVAIVARMVWSKGVDLAVEAVQRARARGADIQLSLYGAPDEHNPKAISQATLRSWSRIDGIAWMGVSRDVRAVWEKHHLACLPSRGGEGLPRTLLEAAACGRGLLTTDVPGCRSFVRNDIDGLVVAPNDVSALEDALMTVWAEPDRVGRYGASARGRVENGYTVDDVVAATTALYVRWDA from the coding sequence TTGATAAGAGCAGACCCGCATACGCGCTCCAGCGAAAGCCGCAAACTTGCCTTCATCGTCACGGAGGACTGGTTCTTCGCATCGCATTTCCTGCCGATGATCCGCGCGGCCCGCGATGCGGGACTGGAGCCCGTCGTGATCGCGCGGGTTCGCGAGCATGGCGACAGGATCGCCGAGGCCGGTGCGCGGGTCATCGCATTCGAAGCCGACAGGCGAAGCCTCAATCCCTTCGCGATCCTTGGGTCGATCGCACGCATGGCGGCGATCCTGCGTCGAGAAAACATCGACCGGGTGCATCTGATTGCCTTGCGCTCCATCATCGTGGGCAGCGTGGCAGCCTCGCTTGCCGGCATCGGCAAACGTGTTTTCGCGGTCACCGGCGGCGGTGTACTGACCGCACGAACGGATGGGGTGGGTCGCCTTTCGGCCTGGACACTTGCCTTCCTGGTCAAGGATGTGCTTGCGACCGGTTCGACGCAATATCTGTTCGAGAACAGGGACGACCCTGTCCGCTTTGGGCTGCATCCGGACAGTCCTCGCGTTACCATCGTTGGCGGAGCGGGCATCGATCCGGATCGTCTCCGTCCGTCGCCCATGCCCGGAATGCCGCCTCTGAAGGTTGCGATCGTTGCGCGTATGGTCTGGTCGAAGGGCGTGGACCTCGCGGTCGAAGCCGTGCAACGCGCAAGGGCCCGGGGTGCTGACATACAGCTGTCGCTCTATGGCGCACCGGACGAGCATAATCCGAAGGCGATATCGCAGGCCACTCTGCGGTCTTGGTCCCGGATCGATGGCATAGCCTGGATGGGCGTTTCGCGCGATGTCCGGGCAGTGTGGGAAAAGCATCATCTGGCCTGCCTGCCGTCGCGCGGCGGTGAGGGGCTTCCTCGAACCCTTCTGGAAGCCGCGGCCTGTGGGCGTGGCCTGCTGACGACGGATGTACCGGGCTGTCGCAGTTTCGTTCGCAACGATATCGATGGGCTGGTCGTCGCCCCAAACGATGTGTCGGCCCTCGAAGACGCCTTGATGACCGTCTGGGCCGAACCCGACCGTGTGGGACGCTACGGCGCGTCGGCTCGCGGCAGGGTCGAAAACGGCTACACCGTCGACGACGTCGTTGCAGCGACGACAGCGCTGTATGTCAGGTGGGATGCCTGA
- the rfbD gene encoding dTDP-4-dehydrorhamnose reductase produces MKLLVTGRDGQVAQALLAQASDDLQVVAIGRPVLDLTDRASIERVIAAERPDIVVNAAAYTAVDKAESEEETAFAVNAEGAGNVAAAAAAAGLPIIHISTDYVFPGDKASPYVETDPTGPQGAYGRSKLAGEAAVAAANPCHVILRTAWVYSAYGNNFLKTMLRVAETRDTLRVVADQHGTPTYAPDIAEGIVAVARRLASDGNTPVGVFHMVSSGETTWAGFAEEIFRQSKALGGVHAAVEPIGTEDYPTPACRPANSRLDTARFTSVFGTRLPEWESGVAQCLKALGQTD; encoded by the coding sequence CTGAAGCTGCTTGTTACCGGGCGGGATGGGCAGGTGGCGCAGGCGCTTTTGGCGCAGGCTTCCGACGATCTGCAAGTCGTCGCCATCGGCCGGCCGGTGCTGGACCTGACGGATCGTGCTTCCATTGAACGAGTCATTGCGGCAGAGCGGCCGGACATCGTCGTGAATGCCGCTGCCTATACTGCGGTCGACAAGGCCGAGAGCGAGGAAGAGACGGCCTTCGCTGTCAATGCCGAGGGCGCCGGCAATGTTGCCGCGGCTGCCGCCGCCGCGGGGCTTCCCATCATTCACATCTCCACCGACTACGTGTTTCCCGGCGACAAGGCGTCGCCCTATGTCGAAACCGATCCTACAGGGCCGCAGGGCGCTTATGGCCGCAGCAAGCTGGCAGGAGAAGCGGCCGTCGCCGCCGCCAACCCATGTCACGTCATACTGCGTACGGCCTGGGTTTACAGCGCGTACGGCAACAACTTCCTCAAGACGATGCTGCGCGTTGCGGAGACGCGCGATACTTTGCGTGTCGTCGCCGACCAGCATGGCACGCCCACCTATGCGCCGGATATTGCCGAGGGCATCGTGGCCGTTGCACGCCGGCTCGCCTCTGATGGGAACACGCCGGTGGGCGTGTTCCACATGGTGTCGTCCGGCGAAACGACCTGGGCTGGCTTTGCTGAAGAGATCTTCCGCCAATCGAAGGCCCTCGGCGGCGTCCATGCCGCCGTCGAGCCCATCGGCACTGAAGATTACCCCACGCCGGCGTGCAGGCCCGCCAACTCGCGGCTAGACACGGCCCGCTTCACCAGCGTGTTCGGTACGAGGCTCCCGGAATGGGAGTCGGGCGTCGCGCAATGCCTGAAGGCCCTGGGTCAGACGGATTGA